From Amia ocellicauda isolate fAmiCal2 chromosome 12, fAmiCal2.hap1, whole genome shotgun sequence, a single genomic window includes:
- the cenpa gene encoding histone H3-like centromeric protein A isoform X1, producing the protein MRHEKQGSAHKRKARTPQRREPAQIPVSPKRRSASRESPPRRRRFRPGTRALMEIRRYQKSTELLLRKGPFSRVVREVCQMFRVDLKWQAIALSALQEAAEAFLVRLFQDAYLCTIHAKRVTLFPRDIQLARRIRGIEGGMG; encoded by the exons ATGCGCCATGAGAAGCAGGGCTCGGCCCATAAGAGGAAAGCCAGAACTCCCCAACGCAGAGAGCCCGCCCAAATCCCGGTTTCACCAAAAAGGCGCAGTGCCTCCA gGGAATCCCCCCCTCGGCGGCGACGGTTCCGCCCTGGGACCCGTGCCCTGATGGAGATCCGCAGATATCAGAAATCGACAGAGCTGCTGCTGAGAAAGGGGCCCTTCTCCAGAGTG gttCGAGAGGTGTGCCAGATGTTCAGAGTGGATCTCAAATGGCAAGCTATAGCTCTGTCTGCACTGCAGGAG GCTGCTGAGGCATTCCTGGTGCGCTTGTTTCAGGACGCATACCTGTGTACTATCCATGCCAAGAGAGTCACGTTGTTCCCCCGCGACATCCAGCTGGCCCGGCGCATCCGTGGCATTGAGGGCGGCATGGGATAA
- the cenpa gene encoding histone H3-like centromeric protein A isoform X2, translating into MILDSFWKNIAFYYQGSVSVYVGVGESPPRRRRFRPGTRALMEIRRYQKSTELLLRKGPFSRVVREVCQMFRVDLKWQAIALSALQEAAEAFLVRLFQDAYLCTIHAKRVTLFPRDIQLARRIRGIEGGMG; encoded by the exons atgattttagatagtttttggaaaaatattgCTTTCTATTATCAAG ggtctgtcagtgtgtatgtTGGTGTCG gGGAATCCCCCCCTCGGCGGCGACGGTTCCGCCCTGGGACCCGTGCCCTGATGGAGATCCGCAGATATCAGAAATCGACAGAGCTGCTGCTGAGAAAGGGGCCCTTCTCCAGAGTG gttCGAGAGGTGTGCCAGATGTTCAGAGTGGATCTCAAATGGCAAGCTATAGCTCTGTCTGCACTGCAGGAG GCTGCTGAGGCATTCCTGGTGCGCTTGTTTCAGGACGCATACCTGTGTACTATCCATGCCAAGAGAGTCACGTTGTTCCCCCGCGACATCCAGCTGGCCCGGCGCATCCGTGGCATTGAGGGCGGCATGGGATAA